From Brassica oleracea var. oleracea cultivar TO1000 chromosome C3, BOL, whole genome shotgun sequence, a single genomic window includes:
- the LOC106329763 gene encoding putative FBD-associated F-box protein At5g56440: MSQLLVNASLNVVCANFVFTIIHSVQRRKIRLPGSLYTCQTLVSLTLFSAVIVDVPLTICFPSLKTLRLRRVEFSNDEIVPRILSGCPVLEDLTVVREHNGSVKNITIMVPSLLRLTVLDFKFAYKVPGNDVGFVIKAPSLKSLTVVSQVSWVCSLVNMPNLVKANVKLPPPGDSKKLLECLTSARHLSLCTIPSPFSYPIGVFYHLVSLVLCTCCSVWFCLILRQTPKIRVLRFQPIQKCCHHIQIQWEQSSSVPQCLISSLETVEWIDYQGRDSEKKVVMYLLENSGQLKKMAIKALPSTNLEKRYKILQELSSTQRSSKKCQFSFT; encoded by the exons TTGAACGTGGTGTGCGCAAACTTCGTTTTCACAATTATCCATTCGGTCCAAAGGAGAAAAATACGGTTGCCTGGGAGTCTGTATACATGTCAAACCCTTGTGAGTTTAACCCTGTTTTCAGCTGTCATTGTGGATGTTCCTTTGACAATTTGTTTCCCGTCACTCAAGACTTTGAGGCTTAGACGTGTGGAATTTTCAAACGATGAAATCGTTCCTAGGATTCTATCTGGTTGCCCTGTCCTTGAAGACCTAACTGTGGTTAGAGAACACAATGGAAGCGTGAAAAATATCACAATCATGGTTCCTTCATTGCTGAGATTAACAGTTTTGGACTTCAAATTTGCTTATAAAGTTCCAGGAAATGATGTTGGGTTTGTGATCAAAGCTCCTTCTTTAAAGTCGTTAACGGTTGTTAGCCAAGTAAGTTGGGTTTGTTCATTAGTTAATATGCCAAACCTCGTGAAGGCTAACGTCAAGCTTCCTCCACCTGGTGATTCTAAGAAGCTTCTAGAATGTCTTACCTCAGCCAGACACCTTTCCTTATGTACAATACCATCACCG TTTTCATATCCTATTGGCGTCTTCTATCATCTCGTGTCTCTAGTACTATGTACATGCTGTTCAGTTTGGTTCTGTCTTATACTCAGACAAACCCCTAAAATAAGAGTTCTCAGATTCCAACCAATTCAAAAATGTTGCCATCATATCCAGATTCAGTGGGAGCAATCAAGTTCTGTTCCTCAATGTTTGATCTCGAGTCTTGAAACTGTTGAGTGGATTGATTACCAAGGAAGAGACTCAGAGAAAAAAGTGGTGATGTATTTGCTAGAGAATTCTGGACAGCTAAAGAAGATGGCTATTAAAGCCTTACCATCAACCAATTTGGAAAAGAGATACAAGATACTGCAAGAGCTGTCCTCTACGCAGAGGAGTTCTAAAAAATGTCAGTTTTCCTTCACCTGA
- the LOC106334116 gene encoding putative FBD-associated F-box protein At5g56440, which yields MDRISLLPEDLILKILSSVPTKFSVTTSLLSKRWCYLWKHVPKLLFYLGHSDSQRASRLVHTFLLLNKAPVLESMHLSLGQNGSSIDIDTWTRVAISRSVRNLLYFRFSATLRLPRSLYTCETLVTLTLIAAIIVDVPLTNICFPSLKALILLFVDFLSDEIVSSLLCGCPVLTELNVSRFSNARVKTFTVFVPSLQCLTIIDIKKGSQAQGDDVGFVIKAPSLNSLTIYSEFSWFCSLVKMPYLVKANVKLPHGDSKKFKGCLTSAKHLSLCLQPPLDPSHIGVFDQLVSLNLCTCSLDWCGLILRHTPKLRVLRFVLFRANVSPKIVNIIKKCRMSYGDSITQWEQTSSVPQCLISSLKTVEWIDYQGRESEKKTVMYFLKNSTQLKKVSIRSLASINLNEKHKMLLELASAQRISSECRLLFT from the exons ATGGATAGGATCAGTTTATTGCCAGAAGACTTGATCTTGAAAATATTATCATCAGTTCCAACAAAATTTTCTGTAACCACAAGCCTTTTGTCAAAAAGATGGTGTTATCTTTGGAAACATGTACCGAAGCTCTTGTTCTATCTGGGTCACTCTGACTCCCAGAGGGCTTCTCGTTTAGTTCACACGTTTTTGTTACTAAACAAGGCTCCTGTCTTAGAATCGATGCATCTCTCACTTGGTCAAAACGGTTCTTCCATTGACATTGATACATGGACTCGTGTTGCAATTTCTCGTAGTGTGCGCAATCTTCTATATTTCAGATTTTCAGCAACCCTACGGTTGCCTAGGAGTCTGTATACATGTGAAACCCTTGTGACTTTAACCCTAATTGCAGCTATCATTGTGGATGTTCCTTTGACCAATATTTGTTTCCCGTCACTCAAGGCTTTGATTCTTTTGTTTGTTGATTTCTTAAGTGATGAAATCGTTAGTAGTCTTTTATGTGGTTGCCCTGTCCTTACAGAACTGAACGTGTCTCGATTCAGCAATGCCAGAGTGAAAACTTTCACAGTCTTTGTTCCTTCACTGCAGTGTTTAACCATCATAGACATCAAAAAGGGTTCTCAAGCTCAAGGAGATGATGTTGGGTTTGTGATCAAGGCTCCTTCTTTAAATTCGTTAACTATTTATAGCGAGTTTAGTTGGTTTTGTTCATTAGTGAAAATGCCCTACCTCGTTAAGGCTAATGTCAAGCTTCCACATGGTGACTCTAAGAAGTTTAAGGGTTGTCTTACCTCAGCCAAGCACCTTTCCTTGTGTTTACAACCACCACTG GATCCATCTCATATAGGAGTCTTCGACCAGCTCGTGTCTCTGAATCTTTGTACATGCTCTTTAGATTGGTGTGGTCTTATACTCAGACATACACCTAAACTCAGAGTTCTCAGATTCGTGCTTTTTCGAGCAAATGTGTCTCCAAAGATAGTTAATATTATAAAAAAATGTAGAATGAGTTACGGAGATTCCATCACTCAATGGGAGCAAACAAGTTCTGTTCCTCAATGTTTGATCTCGAGTCTGAAAACTGTTGAGTGGATTGATTACCAAGGAAGAGAATCAGAGAAAAAAACGGTGATGTATTTCTTAAAGAACTCCACACAGCTAAAGAAAGTGTCTATTAGATCCTTAGCATCCATCAATTTAAATGAGAAACACAAGATGCTGCTAGAGTTGGCGTCTGCGCAGCGGATTTCTAGCGAGTGTCGGCTTTTGTTTACCTGA
- the LOC106329379 gene encoding probable FBD-associated F-box protein At1g32375, translating to MPPVDRICHLPDALLLRILSELPTAKDVVATMVLSKRWEPLWKSVSKLVYDDSYRNIDDVGRFTRFVDRSLILHEAPVETLHFKLTQKSLAVDIGVWIAIAVKCSVRDLVIDIDCPAILPRSLYRGSKMLVSLKLKSATLMDVSSLPSFLTLKTLSLVSVKYPGDEFVRQLLSSCHVLEDLVVEQCLHDNVTIFTVKVPSLKSALLHKSAGRSTEGEDGFVIDAPSLEYLDIFYNKVGFCVIENDMPNLVKADVVVSYSSPGVTLSSFTSAKRLFICLPNSKDAYSVGTVFHRLVHLRICTCETEWLNLLMRLLNDSPNLRHLKFQKCHEIEGTRPCWNDPSSVPECLSSSLETLEWVGYQGSKEEKEVATFILRTGSCLKKVTIITPKSSDSDKKLEMLRELSLSFRRSPTCQLVFD from the exons ATGCCTCCTGTTGATAGGATATGTCATTTGCCTGACGCACTACTGTTGAGAATACTGTCAGAACTGCCTACTGCCAAAGATGTTGTGGCCACAATGGTTTTGTCAAAACGGTGGGAGCCTCTTTGGAAGTCAGTGTCAAAACTTGTATACGACGATAGCTACCGGAATATTGATGATGTTGGAAGGTTTACCCGCTTTGTGGATAGGTCTTTGATTCTGCACGAGGCACCGGTAGAAACTTTGCATTTCAAACTTACCCAAAAGTCTCTTGCGGTTGATATTGGAGTATGGATTGCAATTGCAGTTAAATGCAGTGTGCGTGACCTGGTTATAGATATTGACTGTCCAGCCATACTTCCAAGGAGTTTATATAGAGGCTCTAAAATGCTTGTTTCGTTGAAACTAAAGAGTGCGACTCTTATGGATGTTTCTTCCTTGCCTTCTTTCTTGACCCTTAAAACTTTGAGCCTTGTATCTGTCAAGTACCCAGGTGATGAGTTTGTTAGGCAGCTTTTGTCCAGTTGTCATGTTCTTGAAGATTTGGTTGTGGAACAATGCCTCCATGACAATGTGACCATTTTCACTGTTAAGGTTCCTTCTCTCAAGAGTGCATTGTTGCATAAATCAGCAGGACGATCTACAGAAGGTGAAGATGGATTTGTGATAGATGCTCCTTCTTTGGAGTACTTGGACATCTTTTATAATAAAGTTGGGTTTTGTGTCATTGAGAATGATATGCCTAATCTTGTTAAGGCAGATGTTGTCGTCTCTTATAGTTCCCCTGGTGTGACTCTGAGTTCTTTTACTTCAGCAAAGCGTCTCTTTATCTGTTTACCAAACTCAAAG GACGCATATTCCGTTGGTACTGTCTTCCACCGTCTTGTACACTTGAGAATATGCACATGTGAGACAGAGTGGTTGAATCTACTTATGCGTTTACTCAATGATTCCCCTAATTTACGGCATCTCAAATTTCAAAAG TGCCATGAGATTGAAGGCACACGCCCCTGCTGGAATGACCCGAGCTCAGTTCCTGAATGTCTGTCATCGAGTCTAGAAACTCTTGAATGGGTAGGATATCAAGGAAGTAAAGAAGAGAAAGAAGTAGCTACATTCATATTAAGAACCGGAAGTTGTTTGAAGAAAGTAACTATAATTACCCCTAAGTCCAGTGACTCGGACAAGAAACTTGAGATGCTCAGGGAGTTGTCCTTGTCCTTCAGGCGTTCACCTACATGTCAGCTTGTATTCGACTGA
- the LOC106329764 gene encoding probable FBD-associated F-box protein At1g32375: protein MDRISELPDALLFEILSYLPTREVVTTMVLSKRWKYLYTFVPTLEYDHNSYPDGEDRSFSRFVYSSLLLHEAPVLQVLSFVLGQNTGSIDIGVCVRTAIKRHARHLNIEIDDTCSAETINPVILPTSLYTGCTMLVSLGLDNVVLMDSSSTVSFPSLKILGLLSVKYPNNEFVPKIFAGCPVLENLFVDRCPGDNVNLFVVRVPTLKILLLQKVLDIHADGFLIDAPCLELMGINVNTKGFCGIEHNMPKIDAASMCVTCNRTEQILSSLTSLQQLRLCLMTSKDAYPEGLAFNRLVELTLCTSEPEWLNLLMRLLKDSPKLRVLKLEQVHLREAVNPRPCWNEPTHVPSCLLSSLETFQWSQYEGREEEIKVAKFIIRNSACLKNATFYPKSTDPVEKLEMLIELSVSPRSSSICQLDFGRETPTVRDIFHDHRLMKRLRQTYQKNCDKNGFP, encoded by the exons ATGGATAGGATAAGTGAGTTGCCTGATGCGTTGCTCTTTGAAATATTGTCATATTTACCAACAAGAGAAGTTGTGACCACAATGGTTTTATCGAAACGATGGAAGTATCTTTATACGTTTGTGCCAACACTTGAATATGATCATAACAGTTATCCAGATGGTGAGGACAGGAGCTTCTCGCGGTTTGTTTACAGTTCTTTGCTGTTACACGAGGCACCAGTTCTACAAGTGTTGTCTTTCGTACTTGGTCAAAACACTGGTTCTATAGATATTGGAGTTTGTGTTAGAACCGCTATTAAACGCCATGCTCGTCACCTGAATATTGAGATTGATGATACTTGTTCTGCTGAAACTATCAATCCAGTTATACTTCCTACTAGCTTGTATACAGGTTGTACAATGCTTGTGAGTTTGGGGCTAGACAATGTGGTTCTTATGGATTCGTCTTCCACGGTTTCCTTCCCATCCCTCAAAATTTTGGGCCTTCTATCAGTGAAGTACCCAAATAATGAATTTGTCCCCAAGATTTTTGCTGGTTGTCCTGTTCTTGAAAATTTATTCGTGGACCGATGCCCCGGTGACAATGTGAACCTTTTCGTAGTTAGAGTGCCCACTTTGAAGATCCTATTGTTACAAAAAGTATTGGACATCCATGCTGACGGGTTTTTAATAGATGCTCCTTGTTTGGAGCTCATGGGGATTAATGTAAATACGAAAGGATTTTGTGGTATTGAGCATAATATGCCTAAGATTGATGCGGCAAGTATGTGTGTTACTTGTAATCGTACCGAACAGATTCTTTCTTCTCTTACATCACTCCAGCAACTTAGATTATGTTTAATGACCTCAAAG GATGCATATCCTGAAGGATTAGCATTTAACCGGCTTGTAGAATTGACTCTGTGTACATCTGAACCGGAATGGTTGAATCTACTTATGCGTCTTCTCAAAGATTCCCCCAAACTAAGAGTCCTCAAACTAGAACAG GTCCATCTCCGTGAGGCTGTGAATCCACGGCCGTGCTGGAACGAACCTACTCATGTTCCTAGCTGTTTATTGTCAAGTCTTGAAACTTTTCAATGGTCACAATACGAAGGAAGAGAAGAAGAGATCAAAGTCGCGAAATTCATCATAAGAAACTCTGCTTGTTTGAAGAATGCAACTTTCTATCCTAAATCTACTGATCCTGTAGAGAAGCTTGAGATGCTAATAGAATTATCAGTGTCACCAAGGAGTTCTTCAATATGTCAGCTTGATTTCGGTCGTGAGACTCCTACAGTCAGGGACATTTTTCATGATCACCGTTTGATGAAGCGTTTAAGACAGACATACCAGAAAAATTGTGACAAAAATGGTTTCCCTTAA
- the LOC106334364 gene encoding LOW QUALITY PROTEIN: FBD-associated F-box protein At5g56380-like (The sequence of the model RefSeq protein was modified relative to this genomic sequence to represent the inferred CDS: inserted 2 bases in 2 codons; deleted 2 bases in 1 codon) codes for MDRISHLPEEIISKILSFLPTRDVMRTMFLSKSWKSLWILVPRVEFDDVTHFIXWGTSRPSHYGNFRRFVDRSLLSRAAAGQVLQSLSLKSHHNFTHDDVEIWLRTAVKLGLKELELVNFIDYRSLGLKSIYTCETCRLVVLRLENSTLHVRDHLCLSSLKTLSLIYMTYSNPNSLLRMLPSCPVLEELFLQQRSFLANPPSYKIIVPSLRRLSLIFEGYRSKGDVNLVIDTPSLKSLQIVDRSGSFSFSEPMNINQVLKANIDVILKRPEKLLHSLASVVHIRLCLSASEVFYPDGCCFHRLKHLEVCTCKSERLLLFTRVMQDSPXLKVITINQCHPVINPRTRHWNQPGSVPRCFSSNLEIFEWIKYEGKQYEKKLSTYILKTAVLLKKASFTARSDDYKEKLLMIQELSFSQRASSTCELVFN; via the exons ATGGACAGAATCAGTCACTTACCTGAGGAAATCATATCGAAGATATTGTCTTTTCTTCCGACCAGAGATGTAATGCGAACTATGTTTTTGTCTAAAAGCTGGAAGTCTCTCTGGATACTGGTACCAAGAGTTGAGTTTGATGATGTCACTCACTTTA TGTGGGGTACTTCAAGGCCCTCTCATTATGGAAACTTTCGGCGGTTTGTGGACAGATCTTTGCTGTCACGCGCAGCCGCAGGCCAAGTTCTTCAAAGTCTGTCTCTCAAATCACATCACAATTTCACACACGATGATGTTGAGATTTGGCTCAGAACCGCGGTGAAACTTGGTCTAAAGGAGCTGGAACTCGTAAACTTTATTGATTATCGTAGTCTTGGTCTAAAAAGTATATACACTTGTGAAACG TGTCGGCTTGTGGTCTTGAGACTCGAAAACTCTACTTTGCATGTTCGTGATCACCTTTGCCTAAGTTCTCTGAAAACTTTATCCCTCATATATATGACTTACTCTAACCCCAATTCTCTCCTTAGAATGTTGCCTAGTTGTCCTGTTCTTGAAGAATTGTTCCTACAGCAAAGATCCTTTCTGGCCAATCCTCCGAGTTATAAGATTATAGTGCCTTCTTTGAGAAGATTATCTTTGATTTTCGAAGGTTATCGATCCAAAGGAGATGTGAATCTTGTGATAGATACTCCTTCCTTGAAATCCTTGCAAATTGTAGATCGTTCAGGTAGCTTTTCATTTAGCGAGCCAATGAACATCAACCAAGTGCTGAAAGCCAATATTGATGTTATTCTCAAGCGTCCTGAGAAGCTTCTGCATTCTCTTGCTTCAGTCGTGCATATTCGTTTATGTTTATCAGCTTCAGAG GTGTTTTATCCTGATGGTTGTTGCTTCCATAGACTCAAACATTTGGAGGTATGTACATGCAAATCGGAGCGGCTATTACTATTTACGCGTGTGATGCAAGATTCAC GTTTAAAAGTTATCACAATCAACCAG TGTCATCCTGTTATAAATCCACGGACTCGTCACTGGAACCAACCGGGCTCTGTTCCAAGATGTTTCTCCTCAAATCTTGAAATCTTTGAGTGGATAAAATACGAAGGAAAACAATACGAGAAGAAACTTTCGACGTACATCTTGAAAACAGCAGTTTTGTTAAAGAAGGCGAGTTTCACCGCTAGATCCGATGATTACAAGGAGAAACTGCTGATGATTCAGGAGTTATCTTTTTCACAAAGGGCTTCATCCACTTGTGAGCTTGTGTTTAACTGA
- the LOC106333257 gene encoding nitrilase 2-like, whose protein sequence is MSTPKNTTQANGDSSSSIVRATIVQASTVYNDTPKTIEKAEKLIAEAASNGSELVVFPEGFIGGYPRGFRFGIAVGIHNEDGRDDFRKYHDSAIHVPGPEVDKLAELARKNNVYLVMGAIEKDGYTLYCTALFFNSEGRYLGKHRKVMPTSLERCIWGFGDGSTIPVYDTPIGKLGAAICWENRMPLYRTALYGKGVELYCAPTADGSKEWQSSMMHIAMEGGCFVLSACQFCQRKDFPAHVDHLFTDWYDDQHDEAIVSQGGSVIISPLGKVLAGPNFESEGLITADLDLGDIARAKLYFDVVGHYSKPDVFNLTVNEHPKKPVTFVSKTVKAEDGSESKEK, encoded by the exons ATGTCGACTCCCAAAAACACAACTCAAGCTAACGGCGATTCCTCATCATCCATCGTTCGAGCTACAATCGTCCAGGCCTCCACCGTCTATAACGATACTCCTAAAACTATAG AAAAGGCGGAGAAGTTAATTGCGGAGGCGGCAAGCAACGGGTCCGAGCTTGTGGTGTTCCCGGAGGGGTTTATCGGTGGTTATCCTCGTGGGTTTAGGTTCGGTATAGCTGTTGGAATTCACAACGAAGATGGTCGTGATGACTTCCGCAAATATCATGATTCTGCCATTCATGTTCCTG GGCCTGAAGTAGATAAACTGGCTGAACTAGCTAGGAAAAACAATGTGTACTTGGTAATGGGGGCTATAGAGAAGGATGGCTATACACTCTACTGCACAGCCCTTTTCTTTAATTCTGAGGGTCGATACTTGGGTAAGCACCGTAAGGTCATGCCAACAAGTCTCGAACGTTGCATCTGGGGTTTCGGGGACGGATCAACCATCCCTGTTTACGACACACCCATTGGCAAACTCGGTGCTGCTATTTGCTGGGAAAATAGAATGCCCCTCTACAGAACTGCCCTGTACGGAAAGG GAGTTGAATTATATTGTGCACCTACTGCCGATGGTTCCAAGGAATGGCAATCGTCGATGATGCACATTGCCATGGAGGGTGGATGTTTCGTATTGTCGGCTTGCCAGTTCTGCCAGCGTAAAGATTTCCCTGCGCATGTTGATCACCTTTTTACCGACTGGTACGATGACCAACACGATGAAGCCATAGTCTCCCAAGGTGGTAGTGTCATTATTTCACCATTGGGAAAGGTTCTCGCTGGACCAAACTTTGAATCAGAGGGTCTCATCACAGCTGATCTTG ATCTTGGTGACATAGCAAGAGCTAAGTTATACTTTGATGTGGTGGGACATTACTCGAAACCAGATGTTTTTAACTTGACCGTAAATGAGCACCCGAAGAAACCAGTTACATTCGTCTCGAAGACGGTGAAAGCTGAGGATGGCTCAGAGTCTAAGGAGAAATAA